Proteins co-encoded in one Amaranthus tricolor cultivar Red isolate AtriRed21 chromosome 7, ASM2621246v1, whole genome shotgun sequence genomic window:
- the LOC130817954 gene encoding uncharacterized protein LOC130817954 isoform X1, producing MSEIETLGILEEISSLVSVRLQVVSYKWLSRNFLVSSNVAKKLLQEFVEKQKDDLEVVYSLAGWLKKAPPTYHIRLVPGPKLAEAKHDFDGNCSVQVYSVQACIPKDPAAIWNAEFIQADELFKQPITAENCLRDNRFCGVSNSFVKRNAEGAPVAFPVPKTKSAGLSGQAVGSSANQIDTNVQPQQKKLEQASPKLALQSSKVTTSRTETNRSGTSLQNKESDKEKTSLPNKSKGQSDKTSSGTGSSLANLWGRASSKSKPVNSVEEKGADFKAVSADAQISARENSEAACSDDELDVNFKRVSNDGGKKRRVVFDDSDDDDDGDGGKNRTLDMRNSKLKFEEREECKPIIREEKAVGDLNQSGRDISAHDMEKSVKIPTLEGIQRTPEVDADRKNKPAETAPGSPKRRKVLKTRIDERGREVTEVIWEGEEADLKDTNAGKSSSDSVKNSNGHAGKAEENGPANPVNRPAAAKKSPAVGSAAPSNATGKGGSKKGANSKDPKQGNILSFFKRV from the exons ATGTCAGAAATCGAAACCCTAGGAATTCTCGAAGAGATTTCGTCCTTGGTTTCTGTTCGCCTCCAAGTG GTTTCTTACAAATGGCTTAGTCGAAACTTTTTAGTTTCATCAAATGTTGCAAAAAA GTTACTTCAAGAGTTTGTGGAGAAACAAAAAGATGATTTGGAAGTTGTGTACTCTCTGGCGGGATGGTTGAAGAAAGCTCCACCAACTTACCACATTAGACTTGTTCCCGGGCCAAAACTTGCAG AAGCCAAGCATGATTTTGATGGCAATTGCTCAGTTCAAGTCTATAGTGTACAAGCTTGTATCCCAAAAGATCCAGCTGCTATTTGGAATGCAGAGTTCATTCAAGCTGATGAACTTTTCAAGCAACCCATTACAGCTGAAAATTGTCTAAGAGATAATAG GTTCTGTGGTGTCTCGAATTCCTTTGTTAAGCGTAATGCTGAGGGCGCTCCTGTAGCCTTTCCAGTGCCAAAGACTAAAAGTGCAGGGCTTTCGGGTCAGGCTGTTGGTAGTTCTGCTAACCAAATTGACACGAATGTGCAACCCCAGCAAAAAAAGTTGGAGCAAGCTAGCCCAAAACTAGCTCTACAGTCATCCAAAGTAACTACTTCCAGGACTGAAACTAACAGGTCTGGTACCTCTTTGCAAAACAAGGAGTCAGATAAAGAAAAAACTTCTCTTCCTAATAAGAGTAAAGGTCAGAGTGATAAGACCTCGTCAGGAACTGGAAGCTCCTTGGCAAATTTGTGGGGTCGTGCATCGTCAAAATCCAAACCTGTTAACTCTGTCGAAGAAAAAGGTGCTGATTTTAAAGCAG TCAGTGCAGATGCTCAAATTAGTGCTCGTGAAAATTCAGAGGCTGCATGTAGTGATGATGAATTAGATGTCAATTTCAAGAGAGTTTCGAATGATGGTGGTAAGAAGAGAAGGGTAGTTTTTGATGActcagatgatgatgatgatggtgatggtggTAAGAATAGAACATTGGACATGAGAAATAGCAAACTAAAGTTTGAAGAACGGGAGGAATGTAAACCAATAATCAGGGAAGAGAAAGCTGTTGGTGATCTCAACCAATCTGGTCGAGATATTTCAGCTCATGACATGGAAAAGAGTGTGAAAATTCCCACTTTGGAAGGGATTCAGAGAACACCTGAGGTTGATGCTGATAGAAAGAATAAACCTGCTGAAACTGCTCCTGGTTCTCCTAAAAGAAGAAAAGTATTAAAGACACGGATTGATGAGCGAGGGAGAGAAG TTACCGAGGTGATATGGGAAGGTGAAGAGGCAGACTTGAAGGATACAAATGCAGGAAAGAGTAGTAGTGACAGTGTGAAAAATTCTAATGGCCATGCCGGAAAGGCTGAAGAGAATGGTCCAGCAAATCCCGTCAACAG GCCTGCCGCTGCTAAGAAGTCGCCTGCAGTGGGAAGCGCAGCACCTTCTAATGCCACAGGAAAAGGTGGCAGTAAGAAAGGAGCGAATTCAAAGGATCCTAAGCAAGGCAATATACTGTCGTTCTTTAAAAGAGTATGA
- the LOC130817954 gene encoding uncharacterized protein LOC130817954 isoform X2, which produces MSEIETLGILEEISSLVSVRLQVVSYKWLSRNFLVSSNVAKKLLQEFVEKQKDDLEVVYSLAGWLKKAPPTYHIRLVPGPKLAEAKHDFDGNCSVQVYSVQACIPKDPAAIWNAEFIQADELFKQPITAENCLRDNRFCGVSNSFVKRNAEGAPVAFPVPKTKSAGLSGQAVGSSANQIDTNVQPQQKKLEQASPKLALQSSKVTTSRTETNRSGTSLQNKESDKEKTSLPNKSKGQSDKTSSGTGSSLANLWGRASSKSKPVNSVEEKVSADAQISARENSEAACSDDELDVNFKRVSNDGGKKRRVVFDDSDDDDDGDGGKNRTLDMRNSKLKFEEREECKPIIREEKAVGDLNQSGRDISAHDMEKSVKIPTLEGIQRTPEVDADRKNKPAETAPGSPKRRKVLKTRIDERGREVTEVIWEGEEADLKDTNAGKSSSDSVKNSNGHAGKAEENGPANPVNRPAAAKKSPAVGSAAPSNATGKGGSKKGANSKDPKQGNILSFFKRV; this is translated from the exons ATGTCAGAAATCGAAACCCTAGGAATTCTCGAAGAGATTTCGTCCTTGGTTTCTGTTCGCCTCCAAGTG GTTTCTTACAAATGGCTTAGTCGAAACTTTTTAGTTTCATCAAATGTTGCAAAAAA GTTACTTCAAGAGTTTGTGGAGAAACAAAAAGATGATTTGGAAGTTGTGTACTCTCTGGCGGGATGGTTGAAGAAAGCTCCACCAACTTACCACATTAGACTTGTTCCCGGGCCAAAACTTGCAG AAGCCAAGCATGATTTTGATGGCAATTGCTCAGTTCAAGTCTATAGTGTACAAGCTTGTATCCCAAAAGATCCAGCTGCTATTTGGAATGCAGAGTTCATTCAAGCTGATGAACTTTTCAAGCAACCCATTACAGCTGAAAATTGTCTAAGAGATAATAG GTTCTGTGGTGTCTCGAATTCCTTTGTTAAGCGTAATGCTGAGGGCGCTCCTGTAGCCTTTCCAGTGCCAAAGACTAAAAGTGCAGGGCTTTCGGGTCAGGCTGTTGGTAGTTCTGCTAACCAAATTGACACGAATGTGCAACCCCAGCAAAAAAAGTTGGAGCAAGCTAGCCCAAAACTAGCTCTACAGTCATCCAAAGTAACTACTTCCAGGACTGAAACTAACAGGTCTGGTACCTCTTTGCAAAACAAGGAGTCAGATAAAGAAAAAACTTCTCTTCCTAATAAGAGTAAAGGTCAGAGTGATAAGACCTCGTCAGGAACTGGAAGCTCCTTGGCAAATTTGTGGGGTCGTGCATCGTCAAAATCCAAACCTGTTAACTCTGTCGAAGAAAAAG TCAGTGCAGATGCTCAAATTAGTGCTCGTGAAAATTCAGAGGCTGCATGTAGTGATGATGAATTAGATGTCAATTTCAAGAGAGTTTCGAATGATGGTGGTAAGAAGAGAAGGGTAGTTTTTGATGActcagatgatgatgatgatggtgatggtggTAAGAATAGAACATTGGACATGAGAAATAGCAAACTAAAGTTTGAAGAACGGGAGGAATGTAAACCAATAATCAGGGAAGAGAAAGCTGTTGGTGATCTCAACCAATCTGGTCGAGATATTTCAGCTCATGACATGGAAAAGAGTGTGAAAATTCCCACTTTGGAAGGGATTCAGAGAACACCTGAGGTTGATGCTGATAGAAAGAATAAACCTGCTGAAACTGCTCCTGGTTCTCCTAAAAGAAGAAAAGTATTAAAGACACGGATTGATGAGCGAGGGAGAGAAG TTACCGAGGTGATATGGGAAGGTGAAGAGGCAGACTTGAAGGATACAAATGCAGGAAAGAGTAGTAGTGACAGTGTGAAAAATTCTAATGGCCATGCCGGAAAGGCTGAAGAGAATGGTCCAGCAAATCCCGTCAACAG GCCTGCCGCTGCTAAGAAGTCGCCTGCAGTGGGAAGCGCAGCACCTTCTAATGCCACAGGAAAAGGTGGCAGTAAGAAAGGAGCGAATTCAAAGGATCCTAAGCAAGGCAATATACTGTCGTTCTTTAAAAGAGTATGA